The Candidatus Tumulicola sp. region ATGGAAGCGCAGGGTTTGACGCTGGGTTAGATTCCCTGACGGACGATATGATTGCCGATCGCCGAGTATCGGATCGAAATGTTACGGAACAGCGTGCAAACGTTTCGGCAAAGGGCCGTCAATGGTTCTTGCGTCGCCAGTTATAACTCGAGTACTCAAGCGCTAAGGGGCGTACGCGAAGTCATCGTGCCGCTCCACACCTACGGAGACTTTCTGTGTCAGACTTCAACGAGATACCACTAAACGGCACGGATGACGCCGGAAACATCTATCTCAACTGCTTTGTCCGTTTGCCCGTTCCGGATGGACTAAACGAAATACGTTGCAGCAAGAATTTGTTAGAAAACAGCAAACTAGAATAGTCGCGCTTCGTTATGATCTGCGCTTCGGCAAATGCATTTTGCAACGTGCAGTTCAAGACACGTCTGAGGCAGCAAATCACAGGTGGGCTGCGACCGGCCGTCGACGATCGGAGTTACAAGGTTATTTGTTACTAACTATGGAGCAAACTAGTTGAAACGGTAAGTTGATTCGAAGCAGGCTTCATGACTTGAGAGAAGACGCGCCACGAACATCTATCCGCACGACCTCTGCCTGGTTAGCTTTGCCGCGCAAGGTAATAATGATCGCGTTCGGTTGAACTTCGAAAAAGGCTGCCGCGAGCAAGAGCCTTGCAAGGCTCAAAGTTGTGCGTCCCTTCTCGAACTGTGAAACGGCGGACTGCGAAACGCCAATAGCTGACGCCAATGCTCCTTGCGTAACCTTCGCTCGACGTAGAACTTGAAACGCGCCGCGATCGGGTTCCCACCTTCCCGTATTTAGACCCCGGGCATCAAGAAACTGCCGAAGTTTCGTGAAGGCGACGCTGAAATTTCCGGTTCGATACTCGATCTGAATATCCCGAAGTAGCCCATCTTTAGATTCGGGAATTCGATCGTCCGCCAATGCGCGACAGAGAAAGACCAAGTCGGGATCGTTTTCATGAATCGCCGCGCTTACAAAATCCATCCAGGTCAACTCAGCTTCGCACGCCGTGGCAGGCTTGTCAAGTATATGCGACATCACTTATACTAGTAATGTTACTTCTATAAGTACTATTTAGAATACAGTAGTGCGGCCGGGTTGGACCGGGGAGACCTTGCTGGCCACACGAACATATGTTCGATTGATTTTTAGTAGAGAGGTTCCCAAAATGGCTTCAGTGGGTAGTGACGAGTTTTTTGCCGGCTTCTTGGCCGGAGTGGCGCTTCTTCGTCTTCGCCTTACGGGCGGCCGGGTGGTCCTCAATCGTGCCTTCTGGAGTGCCCTTAAGGCTCCAGAGGGCGACTTCGTCGATCGTGATGCCCTAGCGATTGACTATGATCCGCTTTACGCGGTAAGCCCGTGGTTCGAACGTGCCCTCACCCGCGCACAGAGAGATTTGCTGATTGGCTTTCCCAATCCGAGCTATCAGGATGTGGAGATTAGGCTGAGCCCCGAGCAAGCGCAACAGCTTCTTCGTGCGACTCCTGATGGAGAAAAGTTGAAGGCGCTCGCGAAGCGCTTTGTGGAGAACATTAGTTGCGCTGCGTCGTGACATTTCGAAATTGAGGCCGCTCCCTCCCATTCTGGGCGGCTTATCCGCTGATCTGCAGGCGTTTTTCGGCCCCCGACTACGCGAATATTCTGAACGACAGCGGCATACCAAGCCGAGGCCGACAAGGCCAAAAATCATCAACGACGCGATTTGGAAAACCGTTCGCCTGGAGCCGTGGGAAGGCATCATCCTCGACACATATCCGCTCCAACGGCTGCGAAGTGTTTGTCAGCTAGGACTAGCCCGACTCGTTTATCCTGGAGCGGGTTATACGCGATTCGAACATAGTGTCGGAGTGCTTTATCAAACGCAACGAATGATCGATTCAATCAATCATAACGCTCGCTCAGAAGGTCGAGGTATCAATCCTCTACTTCCGCGCGATGAAGCTTTGCTACGATTAGCTGGGCTATTACACGATATCGGGCACGGTTTTTTAAGCCACGTTTCTGAACGCGCAATGTCTCGGATATCCGCGCTTCCCCACAGCGGATCGGCCGAGGACGCGAGAGCCGAAGCGAGGGTTTATTTCTCCACTAGAAAGCTGCCCGCATTCGCAGAGCTTCTAGCCAGCTTGATAATCCTATTGCCGGAGTTCACGGAAATCCTGGAACTCGCCAACATCCCAACCTGGCCTGATGCGGAGAACCTCGCAGATCACATTGCTCATTTAATCGTTGGTGGAAACTTGAATTCATCTCGTCCTTTCCTAGGCGAGATAATCTCAGGGGCCGTGGACGCGGACAAACTCGATTATATGACACGTGATTGCGTTCTAGCGGGGTTACCAATGCCCGTCGATGTCGAGCGCCTACTCCAAAAGCTGCAAACCGTTGCAATATCAACAAGTAGCGAACAAGGCCGCCCCTGGGCCGAGTTCGCTGGCCTGCCGCCAAATCAGTCGATTTACATGATGGCCATGGACGAACGGGGCGGGATTGCTGCCGAAGAGCTCGTTGTCAGCCGCGTGCTCTTATATGACAAACTATATCATCACCAGAAGATTCGGGCTTTCGAAGGCCTCGCCGAAGCGGCACTTGATGTACTTATCGACTGCGTTCCCACCTTCCAGTCTCCCGTAACGTATCTAGAACTGAGCGATGCCGATTTTTTGGAAGCAAAATGGCCGACGCAAGGTTGTACTGACAAAGACAAATTGGCTTTAGCTAAGGACTTGGTACGAAGAATTTCAGATCGGCACGACATCGCTCGGGCCATTGCCTTTGGTCCAAACTTGATCGACAGCGCGACCCCTGTGATGGTCTGGCGAAGATTGTTACCATTTGTAACGCGCGAACGCAATGCCAACACCACGAAGTTCAGATCACTTATTACGGAACGTGCCAAACAATATCTCATCGCAGCCGGAAAAGCATCGTTATCCGACTCCCTTATTGAAGAACTGATAATTGTCGATTTACCGGATCCTCAGGGGATAACGGAAAAAACTCGTTTCCTCGTAGGAAACGAAAGCACCGGTGTGCGACTATATGCCGAAGTTGCTCGGGTGGATCGCTGGGCCGAGGCATACGAAGCTGACAAGAGCATTGGCTACGTCTATTGTCCCCCTGAGCATGTGTACGCAGTTCACTTAGCCGCACGTTCGGTAATTAAGGACCTGTCGGGCGTCGAGATGGAAGATCGGCAACTGACGCTGACAAAGATGGACGCCAATAGGCTGAATGAATTTGCCGAAATCGTCCGCGGTCAAAATATCGATGTGCCAGCGGTTCATGTATCCGCCGGTTTAAAGCAGGACACTCCGATGGTTCTAGCTCATGATGTAGAAAAGACATATCAATCGGATATTGAATTCCTAGGCGAACAATTTCGAAGTTATGAACCGTTCGATGGTCCGCGCATAGACGCAGCGTACATCGTAAACTGGCTCGTGCAGTTTCCCCGTGATGATATTCCGTTGGTTATCCGGGTTCTACGCAACGTGCAATTTTGGACGAGGCAAAGAGTAGCGGACGGTTTCAAAGTATTTTTCGAAGATTGCACCTGTACATCAATGCAGCTTCTAGCGCTTGGGGGACCGACGACAAGCGCAGGTCATCTCCAGTATTTGATGCACGATCTGCGCGATTTAACGATCGATCTGAAAATACTAGGCTCCCCTGGTGAAATCGATCCAGCAGTTCCGCTAGTTCTGTTTGACGATTTCATAGGCTCAGGTGGGCAAAGCCGCACCGCCGTTATGCAGTGGTACGACGCGCCGCCGAATGAATGGATCGTTCACGAAAGACACTTTGAGCCGCTTAGTCCGGACGTGCGCGCAAAAATTGAAGCATCTAACATCACCTGTTTATTTGTCGCCGGTCGTCGGCCGGGCCTGCGCGCATTGCGTGATACAATGAAAGAATACACCGGGCTCGATGTGGCCGGATACATCGCTGAGCCCCGTGACTATGACTGTTTTAGATTAGTCTCCAATATTTTTGAACGCTCCGCAGACGCTTCTCGAGCGAGAGACATATTTTTCGACGCTGGAATGAAGGCTCTCGCTGATGAAGACTGGACTCCTGAAAAGAAGCGTGGACGAGCACTTGGATACGGTAACAAAGCTGATCTCAATGTTTTTTATTACAACACGCCATCATCCACACTAAGCGCACTCTGGAGCGGCACAGTTCAAGCGGCCGACCCTTGGATGCCGCTATTCAAACGCCGTCGCCGCCCGGCAATAGTCTGACGCTGCGTCTATGTTAAAGGTTCTTGCTAGGAAAGTCCATGTAGCTAGATCCTAAACATTCGATCGATTGCTTGTAGATCGGCACCAGGTCTTTCGTACTTGCAAATTAACGTCATTAGGGTGCTACTGCGAGTCCGCACCCGTTGCCGGCCAAACCTGGCCTTACGGCTCCACGACGAAATAGTTCGATGCGTACCATGAAACAATGAGCTCGATACGTTGTTCATCAGGTAGTTATGCAAGTGTACCAATTCATCAGGTGCTGCCTTCGACGGACCTTGAAGGTCACCGCCACACGACGTACAAACGAATCGAAGCGCGATATTTTTGTGGGTGGGCGGCTGCTGGGTGCATATTCGAATCGGACGATCGCAAATATCGCAGGCATCTGAGAGATAGACTCCATGCCTCGGGCAAATGGTGGAAACCGCTAGACGCCACGCCTTTCTATAGTACGCAACATGATCATCGAGAATGCAAAGGTGACAATACTGCAAGCCGTACGTTCGTCGCTTTCCAGAGCCGTTAGAGAGTGGCATTACCGCTATTTCCACCGGATGCCGGGTCGACATAACGTCTTCCGTTAGGAAGGTCGTCTGAACTACCCGCTTAACGAGCACTCCGGTACCAATCGAGATTGCTTCGATAAGGCCTTGGGGCGCCTGCATATCGATGTCTCGAGTCCAGATCGGGCCGCCGAGAGCGGCTCGCGCAAAATTCGTGAGACTCATTCCGTGCCCAAGCGCGATGCGCGTAAGCCACGAAGAAAGCAGCTCGTCGGGTAATGGTGCCGGATGATACGGCCAGCGCACTGGAGCCGTTTCGAACGCTGCCCTACCCAGCATGCCGTCGCTTTCGCTGCGACGGGGTGACGTAATCGACTTTTTCAATCAATTTCGCGTCTATACGTTCGCGCTTTGTCTCTACAGCGAGCACGGCTGCTCGAGTAAGCAATGTGGCGATTTCGCCGATTGTTCCTTCACTTTTCCCGAGAATCGTGGCTGCTAGTGTCGTCTCGACGAGATCGGAACGTTCGCGAAGTGGGAGCATCGCTTCGAAGCTCGCCAATAGCCGGAGAAATTCTTCATCGAACTTCCAGCGAGGGAGCAGTACTGGTTCGAAGCGATTCGCCAGTTGCGGATCCGATTGAAGCGCATGCAGCGCATCGCTCGTTCCTACGCCCACAATCGGAATTTGGAGTTCGTTTCCAAGATATTTGATAGTGTTGAGGAATACGCGCTGGCGCTGAAGGCTGCCGGCGATTATGTGGTGGATCTCGTCGATGACGAGCACCCTGATGCCGATCGCTTTGAAAAGTGTGAGTACCTGCAGCAATCGTTGCTCAGCATTGCTGCTTGGGCGCATTGGCGCGTACAACGTATGCAGTATCTCGCCATAGAAGCGCGTTTCGGTTGGGTTGCTTGGCGCCTGAACAACCAACACCGGAGCACTGATGGCGTCGATTGTGCGATTATCCGAAGGAGGATGCCGAAGCCGGAACTCGTTTACGATCTTGGTCTTACCATTGTTTGTTTCGCCGACGATGACCATGTTCGGCATGCGATGCGTCTTGGGATGGTGTAATAGGTCTTCAAGTTTCTTGAGGAGGTCGCTCGCCCTGCTATATCCGATCCAACGGTCGCTTCGGATGTGCTGGATACGCTCCGCTTCCGTAAGCTCCAGCGCTTGACGCGCCCGCTCTTGCAGATGCTCGGTCACGTCTCGCGCAGGTCTTCAAAGGGTCGAATTTTACTGTAATCAATTTTTTGGGCTAACGGGCTTGTATCAGTATCCGTTACGCGCGGCTTACTAATGCGCGCGTGTTCAAGACGCCGCTGCCGATTGCGTCGCACAGTCCGCGTTTCTTTCGCCGCTTCATCTTGGTAGGATCGTAGCCGCACGGCGGACTCCATGAGCGCCCCCTCATCAACCGATGCCCTTCCCTCACGCAGTAGCGCTGCCCGAGCCTCGCGCAGTTCCCAGATGCTTATGGCGGGAAATGCACTGTTACGATACGGAATTGCACAATAATGCTTAAGTTCCGGATCGAAGAAGTATAGGACGCTAATGTCCCTTGGGTCTCGACGAAAAAGGTACTTTCGGTTTCGCTCTTTCCCCGTCGAATGGATGTAAGGACGTAAGACGTCATGGTAATAATGAATATCGTCCGCCACGACGCCATACGGCTGAACGGTACGCTGCACGAACGGCATAAAGTCCAAGCGAAATTTGTCTTCGTCGACAACCTTTCGCGGCAGGCCAATGGCTGGTTTACTCGCGTCCCCTCGAAATCCATGTTCGTAGCGGTCAGCCGGGCTGGCCTTTATGGAAGTATGCAAACGTTGATGATAGCTGCCCGTAAAAAATTCGGCAATTGACTTCTCAAGCTCGGTGACAGTAAAAACGGCCTTCTGGCCGGAGTCATACTCGGCTTTCTGTTTCGGATTGGAAAATGTAGCTCCCAGCCAATTCTTGAGTTCAATGGCCACCGTTCCCATTAGGCGTTCAATATGCGCCCCGAAGTGTGGAACCTTGACGGGCCGGAACTCGAGATTGAAGCCATACTCCTGCGCGCAGCGATGTAGCATCTTACTATGAAACTCGCGACCGTTATCAGCATGCACCGTATGGGGAATCCCCCAGCATCGCCAGGTTGTGGAAAGACCCAGACCCGCGAGATACACGTCTTTTTGTAAGATACTGTTAACGAGGCACAATCCGACGGCTGCATCGCCCGGGGGGTCGAGCGAAAGATAGAAGCCGGTGACCATGCGACTGTAAACGTCAATCGCCAGTGTCAGCCAGGGACGTCCCAGCGGTCGACGGCTGATTTCGTCGACGCACTCAATATCAACTTTGGTGTGATCGATTTGAACGATCTGAAGCGGCCACTCGGCGGCGAACCGGCCGGGACGCGGCTCGAAACGATCCGCGGCTTTCTTTTTATTTGCGCGGCGTCGCAAACGAACTTCTTCGGTAATGGTCAAGATGCGCCGCCGCACCGTCGTTAAATGCGGGGCTTGAATGCCTGCGGTCGCGCATCGCTGCATTACCGTTTTAGTGGTAGCTTGAATCGAAGGCTGCTGTTCCTGAAGATACGTGTCGTCGATTGTCGCCGTCAGAATTGCCTCAACGGCACTCTCTAAGCGACTCTTACCACGGCCGCCGGTCGGCTTATGTGGCAGTAGCCCGGAAATTTTGCCCACCGACTCATAATCGGCGATCCAGCGGTACATCGTCGTGACATGAACGCCAGCGCCCGCAGCGACACGCTCGACATCTGCCCGCCGCCGCCCAGTCTCGGTGAGGATCTGTTGCACGTACGAAAACCGGCGCTGCGCTTCTTGCCAATCTGCATCGTTAACTAAGGCCAGTTCGACGTCATCGCTTTTTTCGGTTGATTCAGATCTGACGGGAAGCATGTCGGCAATAAACAAGCGTTGGCATTTGCCGGTTTGAGGATCCTCGGCGAGTACGCTTTCAACGTCAATGTAGCTGATAACCAGGTACCGGTGCCCCTTGACCATTACCTCGCTCCCAGGGGCGATCGTGAGTGTGGCTAGAGCCATAGCCGACTCGCCATCGTGAGCGGCTGATCCAAATCGACGCTAATCCGTCGCGTTCCGACCAAGTTCCAAAGGGTGGGGACGAGCTGGGCTTGATTTCCGACGTCGAGATAGATAGAGGCCAACAGGCCATCGGCGGTCGCCTCTCGGAGCTCATTGAGACTGTCGAGCAGCACTGCCGCGTCGTCCTGATTGGGAGCGTACCGCACGTACGGGAGCAGAAAGCGAGCATTGGAGAGGTACGTGGTTCGTATATGGCGGTCAGTGATGATCTGGAACTCCCAGCCGTGTTCCTTGGCGTACCTGCTGGCCGCAAGCAAGGCTGGTTTGAAGTCTCGCCATTTTGCGCGTAGTTCGGCATCGTATTTCACCTGATAGAGGCGAGACCGCTGACC contains the following coding sequences:
- a CDS encoding helix-turn-helix transcriptional regulator — encoded protein: MDFVSAAIHENDPDLVFLCRALADDRIPESKDGLLRDIQIEYRTGNFSVAFTKLRQFLDARGLNTGRWEPDRGAFQVLRRAKVTQGALASAIGVSQSAVSQFEKGRTTLSLARLLLAAAFFEVQPNAIIITLRGKANQAEVVRIDVRGASSLKS
- a CDS encoding HD domain-containing protein; this translates as MRPLPPILGGLSADLQAFFGPRLREYSERQRHTKPRPTRPKIINDAIWKTVRLEPWEGIILDTYPLQRLRSVCQLGLARLVYPGAGYTRFEHSVGVLYQTQRMIDSINHNARSEGRGINPLLPRDEALLRLAGLLHDIGHGFLSHVSERAMSRISALPHSGSAEDARAEARVYFSTRKLPAFAELLASLIILLPEFTEILELANIPTWPDAENLADHIAHLIVGGNLNSSRPFLGEIISGAVDADKLDYMTRDCVLAGLPMPVDVERLLQKLQTVAISTSSEQGRPWAEFAGLPPNQSIYMMAMDERGGIAAEELVVSRVLLYDKLYHHQKIRAFEGLAEAALDVLIDCVPTFQSPVTYLELSDADFLEAKWPTQGCTDKDKLALAKDLVRRISDRHDIARAIAFGPNLIDSATPVMVWRRLLPFVTRERNANTTKFRSLITERAKQYLIAAGKASLSDSLIEELIIVDLPDPQGITEKTRFLVGNESTGVRLYAEVARVDRWAEAYEADKSIGYVYCPPEHVYAVHLAARSVIKDLSGVEMEDRQLTLTKMDANRLNEFAEIVRGQNIDVPAVHVSAGLKQDTPMVLAHDVEKTYQSDIEFLGEQFRSYEPFDGPRIDAAYIVNWLVQFPRDDIPLVIRVLRNVQFWTRQRVADGFKVFFEDCTCTSMQLLALGGPTTSAGHLQYLMHDLRDLTIDLKILGSPGEIDPAVPLVLFDDFIGSGGQSRTAVMQWYDAPPNEWIVHERHFEPLSPDVRAKIEASNITCLFVAGRRPGLRALRDTMKEYTGLDVAGYIAEPRDYDCFRLVSNIFERSADASRARDIFFDAGMKALADEDWTPEKKRGRALGYGNKADLNVFYYNTPSSTLSALWSGTVQAADPWMPLFKRRRRPAIV
- a CDS encoding TniB family NTP-binding protein, which translates into the protein MTEHLQERARQALELTEAERIQHIRSDRWIGYSRASDLLKKLEDLLHHPKTHRMPNMVIVGETNNGKTKIVNEFRLRHPPSDNRTIDAISAPVLVVQAPSNPTETRFYGEILHTLYAPMRPSSNAEQRLLQVLTLFKAIGIRVLVIDEIHHIIAGSLQRQRVFLNTIKYLGNELQIPIVGVGTSDALHALQSDPQLANRFEPVLLPRWKFDEEFLRLLASFEAMLPLRERSDLVETTLAATILGKSEGTIGEIATLLTRAAVLAVETKRERIDAKLIEKVDYVTPSQRKRRHAG
- a CDS encoding Mu transposase C-terminal domain-containing protein encodes the protein MVKGHRYLVISYIDVESVLAEDPQTGKCQRLFIADMLPVRSESTEKSDDVELALVNDADWQEAQRRFSYVQQILTETGRRRADVERVAAGAGVHVTTMYRWIADYESVGKISGLLPHKPTGGRGKSRLESAVEAILTATIDDTYLQEQQPSIQATTKTVMQRCATAGIQAPHLTTVRRRILTITEEVRLRRRANKKKAADRFEPRPGRFAAEWPLQIVQIDHTKVDIECVDEISRRPLGRPWLTLAIDVYSRMVTGFYLSLDPPGDAAVGLCLVNSILQKDVYLAGLGLSTTWRCWGIPHTVHADNGREFHSKMLHRCAQEYGFNLEFRPVKVPHFGAHIERLMGTVAIELKNWLGATFSNPKQKAEYDSGQKAVFTVTELEKSIAEFFTGSYHQRLHTSIKASPADRYEHGFRGDASKPAIGLPRKVVDEDKFRLDFMPFVQRTVQPYGVVADDIHYYHDVLRPYIHSTGKERNRKYLFRRDPRDISVLYFFDPELKHYCAIPYRNSAFPAISIWELREARAALLREGRASVDEGALMESAVRLRSYQDEAAKETRTVRRNRQRRLEHARISKPRVTDTDTSPLAQKIDYSKIRPFEDLRET
- a CDS encoding TnsA endonuclease N-terminal domain-containing protein; translated protein: MSVTGHHASHKTGRSHAFESTLERDFITLVEFDPTVHDYDEQPVRIAFRGRDGRRHYHVPDFLVHFDQERLPGQRSRLYQVKYDAELRAKWRDFKPALLAASRYAKEHGWEFQIITDRHIRTTYLSNARFLLPYVRYAPNQDDAAVLLDSLNELREATADGLLASIYLDVGNQAQLVPTLWNLVGTRRISVDLDQPLTMASRLWL